A genomic segment from Nodularia sphaerocarpa UHCC 0038 encodes:
- a CDS encoding type II toxin-antitoxin system Phd/YefM family antitoxin: MQQISLHEASQKLPELIEAALSGEEIIIIKENQPVIKLIPVIPVKRRRQPGSAKGLITLSEDFDAPLEDFQDYM, from the coding sequence ATGCAGCAGATTAGTCTACATGAAGCATCTCAAAAATTACCAGAATTGATTGAAGCAGCACTTTCTGGTGAGGAAATTATCATTATTAAAGAGAATCAACCAGTTATTAAGTTAATTCCTGTAATTCCAGTTAAACGCCGTCGTCAGCCTGGAAGTGCAAAGGGTTTAATAACCCTGTCTGAGGACTTTGATGCACCCTTGGAAGATTTTCAGGATTATATGTAA
- a CDS encoding DNA-binding protein has protein sequence MIQRFLLKLTMAVIAATIPMLLIPQLAFAQTTRIVDLQRPRGMTIAGRVERIIGNKFVLNDGTGEIIIDAGPRWWQNINLSPGEQVTVTGELGKRGDEFDAFTITRATGSVIEIRSPEGPPPWAGGPNRVPRKKK, from the coding sequence ATGATTCAGCGATTCTTACTAAAATTGACAATGGCCGTAATAGCAGCCACAATACCTATGTTGTTAATTCCACAATTGGCGTTTGCACAAACAACTAGGATTGTTGACTTACAACGGCCTAGAGGCATGACCATAGCCGGAAGGGTAGAACGCATCATTGGCAATAAATTCGTCCTCAATGATGGCACAGGGGAAATTATTATCGATGCTGGGCCGCGTTGGTGGCAAAATATCAACCTTTCACCGGGAGAACAAGTTACTGTGACTGGTGAGTTGGGCAAAAGAGGAGATGAATTTGATGCTTTTACCATCACTCGCGCCACAGGCTCGGTAATTGAGATTCGCTCTCCCGAAGGACCTCCACCTTGGGCGGGTGGACCAAATCGAGTCCCACGAAAGAAAAAATAG
- a CDS encoding SAM-dependent methyltransferase, protein MHYKKILFLVATGVSLTSWGFVGCTPQEAPKVEAEAPETSTLAGQTETPATPPQERPGDVPYVPTPPAVVDAMLSVAKVGKDDVLYDLGSGDGRIVTTAAQKYGVKKGVGVEINPELIQEANANAQKAGVSDRVQFVQQDLFKSDFSEATVVTLYLLPDINLKLRPQLLQQLKPGTRIVSHAFDMGEWKPEQTLNVDGRTIYYWVVPEEVPANLK, encoded by the coding sequence ATGCATTACAAAAAAATCCTGTTTTTAGTGGCTACAGGAGTAAGTCTGACAAGCTGGGGATTTGTCGGATGCACGCCGCAAGAAGCACCGAAGGTGGAAGCAGAAGCGCCAGAAACGTCAACTTTGGCTGGACAGACGGAAACACCCGCAACTCCACCCCAAGAACGTCCGGGTGATGTGCCTTATGTGCCAACACCACCGGCTGTAGTGGATGCTATGCTCTCAGTAGCAAAAGTAGGCAAGGATGATGTGCTATATGACCTTGGTAGTGGTGATGGTCGCATTGTAACTACAGCAGCCCAAAAGTATGGTGTCAAAAAAGGTGTTGGTGTAGAAATCAACCCCGAACTGATTCAGGAAGCTAATGCAAATGCACAGAAAGCCGGAGTCAGCGATCGCGTACAATTTGTACAGCAAGATTTGTTTAAGTCTGATTTTAGTGAAGCCACGGTAGTCACACTTTACCTATTGCCTGATATCAACCTCAAACTCCGTCCCCAACTATTACAGCAACTCAAACCGGGAACGCGCATTGTCTCCCATGCTTTCGATATGGGTGAATGGAAACCAGAACAGACATTAAATGTGGATGGACGCACAATTTACTATTGGGTTGTTCCTGAAGAAGTACCAGCTAATTTGAAGTAA
- a CDS encoding type II toxin-antitoxin system VapC family toxin encodes MMFLLDTHTFIWYVTDNSRLSNQVLELINDENNQIFLSVASLWEIAIKQSIGKLTFNQPLPFEIFITQQLNLNDFSLVDIKISHVAVISSLTLHHRDPFDRLLIAQSIVENIPLLSADQIFDAYPIQRLW; translated from the coding sequence ATGATGTTCTTACTAGATACGCATACTTTTATCTGGTATGTGACGGATAATTCCAGACTGAGTAATCAGGTACTAGAATTAATAAATGATGAAAATAATCAGATTTTCCTGAGCGTAGCTAGTCTCTGGGAAATAGCAATCAAGCAAAGTATAGGTAAACTTACTTTTAATCAGCCCCTGCCATTTGAGATATTTATAACTCAACAACTTAATCTGAATGATTTCAGTTTAGTTGATATCAAAATTAGTCATGTCGCTGTTATCTCATCACTAACTTTACATCATCGTGACCCGTTTGACAGATTGTTAATTGCACAGTCTATAGTGGAAAATATACCATTACTCAGTGCTGATCAGATTTTTGATGCGTATCCGATTCAGCGTTTGTGGTAG
- a CDS encoding glucose 1-dehydrogenase encodes MKGLQGKNALVTGATSGIGQAIAIKLAQCGCNIAINYRRTPESATDTEEMAMEKACKDIENCGMRSLLVKGDVSQETDIVKMVNSVVDNFGSLDILINNAGIQTECPSHELTTADFDQVIAVNLRGAFLCARETIKHFLSQSHSGVIINISSVHEIIPRPKYLSYSISKGGMENLTKTLALEYAHRGIRVNAVAPGATVTPINQAWIDDPEKKATVESHIPICRAGTTEEIAAAVAFLASDEAAYITGQTLFVDGGLSLYADFRENWSA; translated from the coding sequence ATGAAAGGATTACAAGGAAAAAATGCGTTAGTGACAGGCGCAACTTCAGGTATTGGTCAGGCGATCGCCATAAAACTTGCCCAATGCGGGTGTAATATAGCGATTAACTACCGCAGAACTCCAGAATCAGCAACCGATACCGAAGAGATGGCTATGGAGAAAGCCTGTAAAGATATCGAAAATTGCGGAATGCGATCGCTTTTAGTAAAAGGTGATGTTTCCCAAGAAACAGATATTGTAAAAATGGTCAACAGTGTAGTTGACAACTTTGGTAGTTTAGATATTCTGATTAATAATGCCGGGATTCAAACAGAATGCCCATCCCACGAACTAACTACAGCAGACTTCGATCAAGTAATTGCAGTTAACCTCCGGGGTGCTTTCCTCTGCGCCCGTGAAACCATCAAACATTTTTTATCCCAAAGCCATTCTGGGGTAATCATCAATATTTCCAGTGTTCACGAAATCATTCCCAGACCTAAATATCTGAGTTATTCCATCAGCAAAGGGGGAATGGAAAATCTCACTAAAACCCTAGCATTAGAATACGCTCATCGAGGTATCCGTGTCAATGCTGTCGCACCGGGAGCTACAGTCACACCAATTAATCAAGCTTGGATAGATGACCCAGAAAAAAAGGCAACTGTAGAAAGTCACATCCCCATCTGTCGTGCGGGAACTACTGAAGAAATTGCGGCAGCAGTAGCTTTTTTAGCCTCAGATGAAGCCGCCTACATTACAGGTCAAACCCTATTTGTAGATGGTGGACTGAGTTTGTACGCTGACTTCCGAGAAAACTGGTCAGCTTGA
- a CDS encoding ribulose bisphosphate carboxylase small subunit, giving the protein MQTLPKERRYETLSYLPPLSDAQIAKQVQYILTQGYIPAIEFNEISEPTEFYWTMWKLPLFGAKSTQEVLSEVQSCRSQYSNCYIRVVGFDNIKQCQVLSFIVHKPSRY; this is encoded by the coding sequence ATGCAAACTTTACCAAAAGAGCGTCGTTACGAAACCCTTTCTTACCTTCCACCTCTTTCTGATGCTCAAATTGCCAAGCAAGTTCAGTACATCTTGACTCAAGGTTACATTCCAGCTATTGAGTTCAACGAAATTTCTGAGCCAACAGAATTTTACTGGACAATGTGGAAGTTGCCTTTGTTCGGCGCTAAGTCCACTCAAGAAGTATTGAGCGAAGTTCAATCTTGCCGTTCTCAATACAGCAACTGCTATATCCGTGTTGTGGGTTTTGACAACATCAAGCAGTGTCAAGTTCTTAGCTTTATCGTTCACAAGCCCAGCAGATACTAA
- the rcbX gene encoding RuBisCO chaperone RbcX has translation MNLKQIAKDTAKTLQSYLTYQALKTVLAQLGETNPPLELWLHNFSAGKIQDGEAYIQQLFLEKPDLALRIMTVREHIAEEVADFLPEMVRTGFQQANMEQRRQHLERMTRIDTFNPSPHPEQQTSSDFNSEQ, from the coding sequence ATGAATCTTAAGCAAATTGCCAAGGATACAGCCAAGACTTTGCAAAGCTACCTGACTTATCAGGCGCTGAAAACAGTATTGGCACAGTTAGGCGAAACGAATCCACCGTTGGAACTTTGGCTACATAACTTTTCTGCTGGCAAAATCCAGGACGGAGAAGCGTATATTCAGCAACTGTTTCTCGAAAAGCCAGATTTGGCATTACGGATTATGACTGTCAGAGAACACATCGCCGAGGAAGTCGCCGACTTTCTTCCCGAAATGGTTCGCACTGGCTTTCAGCAAGCCAACATGGAACAACGTCGCCAGCATCTAGAACGCATGACACGAATAGATACATTTAACCCCAGTCCACACCCGGAACAGCAGACAAGTTCAGATTTCAATAGTGAACAGTAA
- a CDS encoding APC family permease: protein MNVSSQENYNLVESGATNEAADPKSLLTLSDAVALIVGIVIGAGIFQTPALVAVQAGSDIAVLLLWFAGGLVSLVGALCYAELATAYPNVGGVYYYLKRSFGRGVAFLFAWARMTVIQTGSIVLLAFVFGDYASQIWRLGTFSSSIYAAGAIALLTALNILGLRQGKWTQNWLSLAKVLGLLLVVFLGLTTLPNSTVSTEPTSSGNWGLAMVFVLLSYGGWNEAAYISAEMQNKQRNILRSLLWSIGIITGIYLLINLAYLQGLGLSNMAASKAVAADLMRSIWGEPGALFISLLIAVSTLGAINATIFTGARTNYALAQDFSLFSFMGRWQKSHSTPIEAFLLQVAIALALVVLGTITRGGFETMVDYTAPVFWLFFLLSGISLFVLRIREPEISRPFRVPFYPLTPLAFCASCGYLLYSSLAYTGVGAVIGVLVVAAGIPLLFWNRRRQGRE, encoded by the coding sequence ATGAATGTGAGTAGTCAGGAAAACTACAATTTAGTTGAGTCGGGAGCGACGAATGAAGCCGCAGATCCCAAGTCATTGCTGACATTATCCGATGCAGTAGCGCTGATTGTCGGTATTGTGATCGGGGCGGGAATTTTTCAAACGCCGGCATTAGTAGCAGTTCAAGCAGGTAGCGATATTGCTGTACTGCTGTTGTGGTTCGCTGGTGGTTTGGTATCTCTGGTGGGAGCGTTGTGTTATGCAGAGTTAGCCACGGCGTATCCCAATGTGGGCGGTGTCTACTATTATCTCAAGCGTTCTTTTGGGCGGGGAGTCGCCTTTTTATTTGCTTGGGCGCGAATGACTGTGATTCAAACAGGTTCGATTGTGCTGCTGGCTTTTGTCTTTGGTGACTATGCGAGTCAAATATGGCGCTTAGGAACATTTTCGTCTTCTATTTATGCAGCTGGGGCGATCGCTCTCTTAACTGCTTTAAATATCCTCGGTTTGCGACAAGGTAAGTGGACACAAAACTGGCTATCTCTGGCGAAGGTTCTGGGTTTGTTATTGGTAGTATTTTTGGGACTAACTACTCTCCCTAACTCTACAGTGTCTACAGAACCTACATCATCAGGAAATTGGGGATTAGCGATGGTGTTTGTACTCCTGTCTTATGGTGGCTGGAATGAAGCGGCGTATATTTCGGCAGAAATGCAGAATAAACAACGCAACATTCTGCGATCGCTACTTTGGAGTATTGGCATCATCACTGGGATTTACCTACTAATCAATCTGGCTTACCTGCAAGGATTAGGCTTATCAAACATGGCTGCATCAAAAGCCGTCGCCGCCGATTTGATGCGCTCGATTTGGGGTGAACCAGGAGCTTTATTTATCAGCTTGTTGATTGCAGTTTCCACCTTGGGAGCGATTAACGCCACAATTTTCACTGGCGCGCGGACTAATTACGCTTTAGCGCAGGATTTTTCCCTGTTTAGTTTTATGGGGCGTTGGCAAAAAAGCCACAGCACTCCCATCGAAGCTTTTTTATTGCAAGTGGCGATCGCCTTAGCCTTGGTTGTATTAGGCACGATTACGCGCGGAGGCTTTGAAACGATGGTGGATTATACCGCCCCCGTTTTTTGGTTATTCTTTCTGCTTTCTGGTATATCGCTGTTTGTACTGCGAATTCGGGAACCGGAAATATCACGCCCCTTTCGTGTCCCATTCTACCCCTTGACACCGTTAGCTTTTTGTGCATCTTGTGGTTATTTGCTTTACTCTAGTTTGGCTTATACGGGTGTGGGAGCAGTTATAGGTGTTTTAGTGGTAGCAGCCGGAATCCCGTTGTTGTTTTGGAATCGCCGTCGTCAAGGGAGGGAGTAG
- a CDS encoding form I ribulose bisphosphate carboxylase large subunit, with the protein MSYAQTKTQSKSGYQAGVKDYRLTYYTPDYTPKDTDLLAAFRMTPQPGVPPEEAGAAVAAESSTGTWTTVWTDLLTDLDRYKGRCYDIEPVPGEDNQYICYVAYPLDLFEEGSVTNVLTSIVGNVFGFKALRALRLEDIRFPVAYIKTFQGPPHGIQVERDKLNKYGRPLLGCTIKPKLGLSAKNYGRAVYECLRGGLDFTKDDENINSAPFQRWRDRFLFVSEAITKAQAETGEIKGHYLNVTAPTCEQMLERAEFAKELKQPIIMHDYLTAGFTANTTLSHWCRANGILLHIHRAMHAVIDRQKNHGIHFRVLAKALRLSGGDHIHTGTVVGKLEGERGITMGFVDLLRENYIEQDKSRGIYFTQDWASLPGVMAVASGGIHVWHMPALVEIFGDDSVLQFGGGTLGHPWGNAPGATANRVALEACIQARNEGRNLAREGNDVIREAAKWSPELAVACELWKEIKFEFEAMDTV; encoded by the coding sequence ATGTCTTACGCTCAAACTAAGACCCAGAGCAAATCAGGGTATCAAGCCGGTGTTAAAGATTACAGACTAACTTATTACACCCCAGACTACACACCTAAAGATACAGACCTTCTTGCAGCATTCCGGATGACTCCCCAACCTGGAGTTCCACCCGAAGAAGCTGGTGCTGCTGTGGCGGCTGAGTCCTCCACCGGTACTTGGACAACTGTATGGACAGACTTGCTCACCGACCTCGACCGCTACAAAGGTCGTTGCTACGATATCGAACCAGTTCCCGGCGAAGATAACCAATACATCTGCTACGTAGCCTATCCTTTAGACTTGTTCGAGGAAGGTTCTGTAACCAACGTATTGACCTCTATCGTAGGTAACGTATTTGGTTTTAAAGCCTTGCGCGCATTGCGTTTGGAAGACATCCGCTTTCCTGTAGCTTACATCAAGACCTTCCAAGGGCCTCCCCACGGTATCCAAGTAGAGCGTGACAAATTAAACAAATACGGTCGTCCTTTGCTGGGTTGTACCATTAAGCCCAAATTAGGTTTGTCCGCTAAGAACTACGGACGTGCTGTATACGAGTGCTTGCGCGGTGGTTTGGACTTCACCAAAGACGACGAAAACATCAACTCTGCACCATTCCAAAGATGGCGCGATCGCTTCTTGTTCGTTTCTGAAGCTATCACCAAAGCCCAAGCTGAAACCGGTGAAATCAAAGGTCACTACCTGAATGTCACCGCCCCCACCTGTGAACAAATGTTGGAACGGGCTGAGTTCGCTAAAGAACTCAAACAGCCTATCATCATGCACGATTACCTGACCGCAGGTTTCACAGCTAACACCACATTGTCTCATTGGTGTCGCGCTAACGGTATCTTGCTGCACATTCACCGTGCTATGCACGCAGTTATCGACCGTCAAAAGAACCACGGTATCCACTTCCGTGTATTGGCTAAAGCCCTACGCTTATCTGGTGGTGACCACATCCACACAGGTACTGTAGTTGGTAAGTTGGAAGGCGAACGTGGTATCACAATGGGCTTTGTTGACCTGTTGCGTGAAAACTATATTGAGCAAGATAAGTCTCGCGGTATTTACTTTACCCAAGACTGGGCTTCTTTACCAGGCGTAATGGCAGTTGCTTCCGGTGGTATCCACGTATGGCACATGCCCGCACTTGTAGAAATCTTCGGTGATGACTCCGTACTACAATTTGGTGGTGGTACACTTGGACACCCCTGGGGTAACGCACCTGGTGCAACCGCTAACCGTGTAGCTTTGGAAGCTTGTATCCAAGCTCGTAACGAAGGCCGCAACTTGGCTCGTGAAGGTAACGACGTTATCCGTGAAGCTGCTAAGTGGAGTCCTGAACTAGCTGTGGCTTGCGAACTGTGGAAAGAAATTAAGTTCGAGTTCGAGGCCATGGATACTGTCTGA
- the mgtE gene encoding magnesium transporter, which translates to MQSRSRQELQDLVREQLQVLLEQKNFQGAKALLVPVQVADIAESIGGLPEATQAIAFRLLSKEEAIEVFEYLDPSVQQTLLEDFKRQDVQEIVDNMSPDDRARLFDELPAKVVRRLLEQLSPAERDATALLLGYAPNTAGRIMTPEYLSLRENITITQALAQIRSLANLRETIYYIYVTDDARRLTGILSLRGLILAQPEQTIGSIMTRDVVFVNTGTDQEEVARTIQHYDFVAIPVVDAEQLLVGIVTVDDVLDILEQETTEDIYKLGGLESGGDNYFQTNLFTVARRRVVWLFVLLITNSATAAVITNQKDILEKVVALTAFIPLLIGTGGNVGAQSSTVVIRGLNTEDVRPDEALNIVRREAIAGVLLGGMLGTVVIVWAYFLQGNLAVALAVGISLLSICVLASVSGSALPFLFRAMKLDPALMSAPFITTAVDVLGVFIYLNVARLILG; encoded by the coding sequence ATGCAAAGCAGATCCCGACAAGAGTTACAAGACCTAGTGCGCGAGCAGCTGCAAGTGCTACTTGAACAAAAAAACTTTCAGGGTGCTAAAGCTTTGTTAGTTCCGGTTCAGGTTGCAGATATTGCGGAATCCATTGGAGGTTTACCAGAGGCTACCCAGGCGATCGCATTTCGGTTACTTTCTAAAGAAGAGGCGATAGAAGTATTTGAATACCTCGATCCCAGTGTACAGCAAACGTTACTCGAAGATTTTAAGCGTCAGGATGTACAGGAAATCGTCGATAATATGTCGCCTGATGATCGGGCGCGTCTGTTTGACGAACTCCCGGCGAAAGTTGTGCGGCGACTATTAGAACAACTGAGTCCGGCTGAACGGGATGCAACGGCTTTGCTTTTAGGTTATGCGCCCAACACTGCTGGGCGAATTATGACTCCTGAGTATTTGTCACTGCGGGAAAATATCACGATTACTCAGGCGCTAGCGCAGATTCGTTCTCTAGCTAACTTGAGAGAAACTATTTACTATATTTATGTGACTGATGATGCTCGTCGCTTGACTGGGATTCTCTCCCTGCGTGGTCTAATCTTAGCACAACCAGAGCAAACTATTGGCAGTATCATGACCCGTGATGTGGTATTTGTAAATACTGGGACTGACCAAGAAGAAGTGGCTCGAACAATTCAGCATTATGATTTTGTAGCCATTCCTGTGGTAGATGCAGAACAGCTTCTAGTGGGTATTGTTACAGTGGATGATGTCTTAGATATTTTAGAACAAGAAACCACAGAAGATATCTATAAATTGGGTGGTTTAGAATCTGGTGGTGATAATTATTTTCAAACTAATTTATTTACTGTTGCCCGTAGGCGCGTAGTATGGTTATTTGTGCTGTTGATAACTAATAGTGCTACGGCGGCAGTAATTACTAACCAAAAAGATATTTTAGAAAAAGTAGTGGCTTTAACTGCCTTTATCCCCTTGTTGATTGGTACAGGTGGGAACGTGGGAGCGCAGTCTTCTACTGTGGTGATTAGAGGCTTGAATACAGAAGACGTGCGCCCCGATGAAGCTTTGAATATAGTCAGAAGAGAAGCGATCGCTGGCGTACTGCTCGGAGGTATGTTAGGTACTGTAGTTATAGTATGGGCATACTTCTTGCAAGGTAATCTTGCTGTAGCCTTGGCTGTAGGTATTAGTCTATTATCTATCTGCGTTTTAGCCTCAGTTTCTGGTTCCGCACTGCCATTTTTATTCCGTGCTATGAAGCTTGATCCGGCTTTGATGTCAGCACCTTTTATTACCACTGCGGTGGATGTGTTGGGAGTATTTATTTACCTGAATGTAGCGCGATTGATTTTAGGATAA
- a CDS encoding polysaccharide pyruvyl transferase family protein encodes MQKSKVKSNINSINIEINMKILLMGYYGYNNVGDDIFVQQLTRFCESKPVIEKVFVLCQDNYYHSSAEKIEFFSNKLTKLHKLWLMLNSDYIVWGGGTLNFSSKPKNLVRMQTFSKLMGKRFCFLGVGLESIKPGTEKNLAQIFENADFLYVRENNSYILVTEKIKYNKSLHLGGDLAFLDLELYEKYLKDKPYSNNLNNISFSGKFWWGEGRAEFYAQQLIPLIEKFNSVIHLLPAHQGNERNDNRFHQLLKKYLPEDNCQIHSWNQPEGFVEILSKMDFHFGNRLHSVIIADILGVPNIGIGEDHSKVSNYIEKTQILAKERIAAFMEPLSLERIEHIYHKYQRPEDFILNESKTSREGLEKFLHI; translated from the coding sequence TTGCAAAAATCAAAGGTAAAATCAAATATTAATAGTATAAATATTGAGATTAATATGAAAATTCTGCTGATGGGCTATTATGGTTACAACAATGTAGGCGATGATATATTTGTACAGCAATTAACAAGGTTTTGCGAATCAAAGCCAGTAATAGAAAAAGTTTTTGTACTTTGCCAAGATAACTATTACCATAGTTCAGCAGAAAAAATAGAATTTTTTAGCAATAAATTAACCAAGCTCCACAAACTGTGGCTCATGTTAAACAGTGATTATATTGTTTGGGGCGGAGGTACTTTAAATTTCAGCAGCAAGCCGAAGAATTTAGTTAGAATGCAAACTTTTTCCAAATTAATGGGTAAACGTTTTTGTTTTTTAGGTGTAGGTTTAGAAAGCATTAAACCAGGAACTGAAAAAAACTTAGCTCAAATCTTTGAAAATGCAGATTTTTTGTACGTCAGGGAGAATAATTCTTATATATTAGTCACTGAAAAAATTAAATATAATAAATCTCTTCATTTGGGTGGTGATTTAGCTTTTTTGGACTTAGAACTATACGAAAAATATTTAAAGGACAAGCCATATTCAAATAATCTTAATAATATATCTTTTTCTGGTAAATTTTGGTGGGGTGAAGGCAGAGCAGAGTTTTATGCACAACAATTAATACCATTAATTGAAAAGTTTAACTCAGTCATTCATCTATTACCAGCACACCAGGGAAATGAGAGAAATGACAACCGCTTTCATCAATTACTCAAAAAATATTTACCTGAAGATAACTGTCAAATTCATTCATGGAATCAACCCGAAGGTTTTGTGGAAATACTCAGCAAAATGGATTTTCACTTCGGAAATCGTCTCCACTCTGTTATTATTGCTGACATACTAGGAGTTCCTAATATTGGTATTGGTGAAGATCATTCAAAAGTTAGCAACTACATTGAGAAGACACAAATTCTCGCCAAAGAAAGAATAGCAGCCTTTATGGAGCCATTATCCCTAGAACGAATTGAGCATATTTATCATAAATATCAAAGACCAGAGGATTTTATTCTCAATGAATCGAAGACATCTAGGGAAGGTCTAGAAAAGTTTTTACATATATAG
- a CDS encoding ribulose bisphosphate carboxylase small subunit: protein MSYYIAPRFLDKLGVHITKNFLNLPGVRVPVILGIHGRKGEGKTFQCQLVFEKMGIEVTNISGGELESPDAGDPARLIRLRYRETAELIKVRGKMCVLMINDLDAGAGRFDEGTQYTVNTQLVNATLMNIADNPTDVQLPGSYDSTPLHRVPIIVTGNDFSTLYAPLIRDGRMEKFYWEPDRDDKVGIVGGIFEEDGLSKREVEQLVDTFPHQSIDFYSALRSRIYDQQVREFIYKVGFERVSLRVVNSAEKPPEFKKPDFSLSNLIEAGKLMVGEQQRVENSQLVDEYNRLNRGSKNYQVAAPAPVTPNSQPSGNGFQQPKGSNTHLSLETQEQIRQILAQGHRINFEHVDERRFRMGSWQSCGTSQINAEWDAISALEGYLAEYEGEYVRLVGIDPKAKRRVVETIIQRPNGNN, encoded by the coding sequence ATGAGTTATTACATTGCTCCCCGCTTTCTAGACAAACTTGGCGTTCACATCACCAAAAATTTCTTGAATCTTCCTGGGGTGCGAGTTCCCGTGATTTTAGGGATTCATGGACGTAAAGGCGAGGGAAAGACGTTTCAGTGTCAGTTAGTCTTCGAGAAAATGGGTATCGAAGTGACTAATATATCCGGGGGAGAATTGGAGAGTCCTGATGCTGGAGACCCGGCGCGGTTGATTCGTTTGCGCTATCGGGAAACCGCAGAATTAATCAAGGTGCGTGGTAAAATGTGCGTGCTGATGATTAATGATTTAGATGCGGGTGCGGGACGCTTTGATGAGGGTACTCAGTATACTGTGAATACTCAGTTGGTAAATGCCACACTGATGAATATTGCTGATAATCCTACAGATGTGCAGTTACCTGGAAGCTACGATTCTACACCGTTACATCGTGTCCCGATTATTGTTACAGGGAATGATTTTTCCACTCTCTACGCGCCATTAATTCGCGATGGACGGATGGAGAAGTTCTACTGGGAACCCGATAGAGACGATAAGGTGGGAATTGTTGGCGGAATTTTTGAAGAAGATGGACTTTCAAAACGGGAAGTTGAACAGCTTGTTGATACTTTTCCCCATCAATCTATTGACTTTTATAGTGCGTTGCGATCGCGCATTTATGATCAACAAGTACGTGAATTTATCTATAAAGTCGGTTTTGAGCGGGTATCGTTGCGTGTAGTTAACAGCGCTGAGAAGCCACCAGAGTTTAAAAAGCCTGATTTCAGCTTGTCTAACTTGATTGAGGCGGGGAAATTGATGGTGGGTGAACAACAACGGGTGGAAAATTCCCAGTTGGTTGATGAATATAATCGCCTGAATCGAGGTAGTAAAAATTATCAAGTAGCAGCCCCTGCGCCTGTGACACCCAATAGTCAACCTTCAGGTAATGGATTTCAGCAACCAAAAGGATCAAATACCCATTTAAGCCTAGAGACACAAGAACAAATCCGGCAAATTTTAGCTCAAGGTCACAGAATTAACTTTGAACACGTAGATGAACGTCGCTTCCGCATGGGTTCTTGGCAAAGTTGCGGTACAAGTCAGATCAATGCTGAGTGGGATGCTATATCAGCTTTAGAAGGTTATCTAGCTGAATATGAGGGTGAGTATGTGCGCTTGGTAGGAATTGACCCGAAAGCTAAACGCCGAGTAGTAGAAACCATTATTCAGCGTCCGAACGGTAATAATTAA
- a CDS encoding GDSL-type esterase/lipase family protein, translating into MNFEHRQQIRICFVGESFVNGAGDPECLGWTGRICVNANKKGHDITYYNLGVRRETSNELRERWRKEVSYRLPKEYDGRVVFSFGVNDTTIENGKTRVSLTESLTNIRSILSEAKQLYPVLMVSPPPCTDNEQNHRIANLSQEFAVVCDELNVPYLNVFPILEKSNIWINEAINYDGAHPRAAGYAEFAQIVDNWDAWLNWFK; encoded by the coding sequence ATCAACTTTGAGCATCGCCAGCAAATTAGAATTTGTTTTGTGGGTGAATCGTTTGTTAATGGTGCGGGTGATCCTGAGTGTCTGGGTTGGACAGGTAGAATATGTGTAAATGCTAATAAAAAAGGTCATGATATTACTTACTATAATTTAGGGGTGCGGCGAGAAACGAGTAATGAACTGAGGGAGCGTTGGCGAAAAGAAGTCTCTTATCGTTTACCAAAGGAATATGATGGCAGAGTTGTATTTTCTTTTGGAGTTAATGATACAACTATAGAAAATGGGAAAACCCGTGTGTCACTGACAGAATCACTTACAAATATCCGCAGTATTTTAAGTGAGGCTAAACAGTTATATCCTGTGTTAATGGTGAGTCCGCCACCGTGTACAGATAATGAGCAAAATCACAGAATTGCTAATTTATCCCAAGAGTTTGCTGTGGTTTGTGATGAATTAAATGTGCCTTATTTAAATGTATTTCCTATTTTAGAAAAATCAAATATTTGGATAAATGAGGCAATAAATTATGATGGCGCTCATCCTAGAGCCGCAGGTTACGCAGAATTTGCCCAAATTGTAGATAATTGGGACGCTTGGTTAAATTGGTTTAAATAA